A stretch of the Chitiniphilus purpureus genome encodes the following:
- the recN gene encoding DNA repair protein RecN, producing MLCSLGLKNFVLVDELALEFGPGMTVLTGETGAGKSILLDALGLLLGGRADPGLLRHGSDKADLTAEFDLAAVPAARAWLVEHELAGDEPGTLLLRRTLDAAGKSRAFINGVPATLVQLKALGETLVAIHGQHAHQRLLQPETQRMLLDSYAGADALAKDTAAAWRAWRAVEDELGHAQRNAASFAAEAERLQWQIDEIASLGFGAEEWPVLEAEHSRLHHAASLIDGVQAALLSLADGEENCQGQLAGTAHRLDELTGYDPALGEVGELLAAAEASLAEAVHALQRYADRLDLDPARLAEVEARMDAIWRMARKYRVDPQQLPEMLAAWQARLQAIGGGGGIEALARRAAAAQADYRAQAAALSAQRIAHAGVLAEAVTGQMRPLALADSRFEVALVTGEPGAHGLEQVAFRVAHAAAPARDLARIVSGGELSRISLALQVIVNARFAVPTLVFDEVDVGLGGRVAEIVGRLLAELGRACQVLCVTHLPQVAACGRHHFVVSKHKHADGLTSAVTPLAPEARVEEIARMLGGVEITETTRRHAAELLGHA from the coding sequence GGGCCTGCTGCGCCATGGCAGCGACAAGGCCGATCTGACCGCGGAGTTCGATCTGGCGGCGGTGCCGGCGGCGCGCGCATGGCTCGTCGAGCACGAGCTGGCCGGGGACGAGCCGGGCACGCTGCTGCTGCGGCGTACGCTCGACGCGGCGGGCAAGAGCCGTGCCTTCATCAACGGCGTGCCCGCCACGCTGGTGCAGCTCAAGGCGCTGGGCGAAACCCTGGTCGCGATCCACGGCCAGCATGCACATCAGCGTCTGCTGCAACCGGAAACGCAGCGGATGCTGCTTGACAGCTATGCCGGTGCGGATGCCCTTGCCAAGGATACCGCTGCAGCCTGGCGGGCGTGGCGGGCCGTGGAGGATGAGCTGGGTCATGCGCAGCGCAACGCTGCCTCGTTTGCCGCGGAGGCCGAGCGGCTGCAGTGGCAGATCGACGAGATCGCCAGCCTTGGCTTCGGCGCCGAGGAATGGCCGGTGCTCGAAGCCGAACATTCCCGGTTGCATCACGCCGCCAGCCTGATCGACGGGGTGCAGGCCGCCTTGCTGTCGCTGGCCGACGGTGAAGAGAACTGCCAGGGCCAGCTCGCCGGTACGGCGCACCGGCTGGATGAACTGACCGGCTACGATCCGGCATTGGGCGAAGTGGGTGAGCTGCTGGCGGCTGCCGAGGCCAGCCTTGCCGAGGCAGTGCATGCGTTGCAGCGCTATGCCGACCGGCTCGACCTCGACCCGGCACGGTTGGCCGAGGTGGAGGCGCGGATGGATGCGATCTGGCGCATGGCGCGCAAGTATCGGGTCGATCCGCAGCAGTTGCCGGAAATGCTGGCAGCGTGGCAGGCGCGGTTGCAGGCCATTGGCGGCGGCGGCGGGATCGAGGCGCTGGCCCGGCGCGCTGCAGCGGCCCAGGCCGACTACCGCGCCCAGGCCGCGGCGCTGTCGGCACAACGGATCGCGCACGCCGGCGTACTGGCCGAGGCGGTCACCGGGCAGATGCGGCCGCTCGCGCTGGCGGACAGCCGCTTCGAGGTTGCCCTTGTCACTGGCGAGCCGGGCGCGCACGGCCTGGAGCAGGTGGCATTCCGCGTGGCGCATGCCGCTGCCCCGGCCCGCGATCTGGCCCGCATCGTCTCGGGCGGTGAGCTGTCGCGAATCAGTCTTGCACTGCAGGTGATCGTAAACGCGCGCTTTGCCGTGCCCACGCTGGTGTTCGATGAAGTCGATGTCGGTCTTGGCGGGCGGGTGGCCGAGATCGTCGGACGCCTGCTGGCCGAACTGGGGCGTGCATGCCAAGTGCTGTGCGTCACCCATCTGCCTCAGGTTGCCGCCTGCGGCCGTCATCATTTCGTGGTCAGCAAGCACAAGCACGCAGACGGGCTGACCAGCGCAGTCACGCCGCTGGCGCCCGAAGCGCGCGTCGAAGAGATCGCCCGCATGCTGGGCGGGGTGGAGATCACCGAGACGACCCGTCGGCACGCTGCCGAGCTGCTCGGCCATGCTTGA